The genomic segment ACACTATCTGAAGCTCAAATGCTTACTCTAATTAAACATGGGCTACCCAAAACTTCTACTCCAAAACACATCGTTATCGTCGGCGCGGGTATGGCAGGACTGGTTTCAGCCACACTGCTTAAAGACGCGGGACATCACGTAACAATCCTAGAAGCCTCCGACCGGATTGGAGGGAGAGTCTTCACACTTCGTTCCCCTTTTTATGATGATCAGTACATAGAGGCTGGTGCTATGCGGATTCCCAGCAGCCATCAATTAACGATGGAATACGTTTCGAAATTTCAGCTACCTCTCAATGAATTTTTAAACCTGACACCGAATGATTTGTTGTATGTGAATGGAGTAAGGTCACGTCGATGGGTATATGAACAAGATCCCGACATCCTTCGCTTTCCGTTAGCACCGCATGAAAGAGGTAAGACTGCTGACGAATTAGCCCAACTTGCAGTCAAGCCGGTCATAGATTTTATAAATCAAGACCCTGAAAGGCATTGGCCCATCATAATCAAAAAGTTTGATAAATATTCGATGGAACTTTTTTTGCGTAACAACCCTGTGGGCCCATCATTGTCCGCTGCTGCCGTCAATATGATCAATGTCATGTCTGGTTTTGAAGGTTTTCCCGAACTTTCTTTCCTTGAAATTTTGCGCGACTTCATCCTCTTCACACCCACTACCCGGTTTTATGAAATATCAGGCGGGTTTGACAAATTGCCTCATGCATTCCTACCACAATTACAAGAGAATATACACTGCAATTGTAAGATGACCAAAATCATCCAGTACGACAACCATGTTACAATCGCTGGCGAACAGACTCAAAACTTTGAGTCATTTCAAGTAACGGCAGACCTTGCAATTATTACCGTTCCTTTTACTGTGCTTCAATTTGTCGAAGTAGAACCCTTCCATTCGTTTTCTTATCATAAACGGCTCGCCATTCGCCAGCTTCATTATGTCGCTTCAACGAAAATAGGCATCCAATTTTCACGCAGATTCTGGGAAGAAAATGGGGTGTATGGTGGCCAAAGTGTTACTGACTTGCCTATTCGCCTTTCTTACTACCCCAGTCATAATTTTAAAAGTGAAAGTGGAGTTGTTTTAGCTAGTTATACATGGGAAGATGATGCGCTACCTTGGATTAGCATGTCAAAGGAAGAGCAAGTGATGAAGGCTCTCAAGATCATGGCTGACATACACGGTGACGTAGTCTACAAGACATTTGTCACTGGAGTCGCACATAATTGGTCGTTAGATCCATTTTCCGCAGGAGCCTTTACCTTGTTTAAACCATTTCAAGAAACTTATTTATCTCCATACATTGCAACACCTGAGGGAAGAGTTCACTTCGCTGGTGAACATGCTTCTGATTTTCACGGATGGATTCAGGGAGCAATACAATCTGCCATCCGTGTGGCGTATGAGATCAACGAAATACCGACTCACTGTTCCTTCAGAACTTAAACTAATTCTCTCAAAGCATCCTACACTTTCTAAAATACCCATGATCGAGAACAGTAACTATTGGATACAAGAAAATTATAAGCAACAAGCTGGCAATCAAAAACCTCCAGTGTTTGAGATATGGAAAAGGGCCCTCTTCTGTAAAACGAAGAGGGCCCTTTTGTTGCCACACTTTATTGTACAGGTACGGTGACCTGTTCTTGGACGACCTGATACATTCCACCAAGAATGTTAGTCGTTGTTTGCGACGCAGATTCCAATGGGTAGAACCCCTTTTTTACCATCCATTGCCAGACGTCATAGGCATGATGAGAACTCATACGAAAAGCATCCTCTAAAAAGCTTCTAATCTCCGGATGACTCATCTCCATTGCTGCCCACGCATATTCTCTGCCTGCCCGTTTCAGTGTCAGTAAATAAGCGGTAGCGATTTCCCGGTCATTAAATTGTTGAACTGTCGTTCTGGGAGTAACTGGAAAAGGGGGCACCGGGGATTGTATGAACGACTGCAGGACTGGCTGGATCTCAGGCACAGGTAACTTTGACGTTGCACCCTCGGCTTTACCCAAATACTCGGCCTTCATGTTATAGTCCTGAATATGTAATGGGAAATGTCTTTGCAGGAGTGATTTTAATTCTAATTTCAGCCAACAGTAGAATGTACAAAAAATTAGATATGCATGCATCATGATTGTAGATGAAAACCTATTTGCATTCATAATACCTCTACCATTTGAGAAACCTATACTGATATGGGAAGATGGGGGTAAATGCGAACCGTCGGTGTTATCGTATTAGGTACTCTTTTGCTTCGTATTGCAGGCAGAAAATCTATCTCCCAAATGACAATGGCCCAAGTA from the Brevibacillus brevis genome contains:
- a CDS encoding flavin monoamine oxidase family protein: MANTSTLSEAQMLTLIKHGLPKTSTPKHIVIVGAGMAGLVSATLLKDAGHHVTILEASDRIGGRVFTLRSPFYDDQYIEAGAMRIPSSHQLTMEYVSKFQLPLNEFLNLTPNDLLYVNGVRSRRWVYEQDPDILRFPLAPHERGKTADELAQLAVKPVIDFINQDPERHWPIIIKKFDKYSMELFLRNNPVGPSLSAAAVNMINVMSGFEGFPELSFLEILRDFILFTPTTRFYEISGGFDKLPHAFLPQLQENIHCNCKMTKIIQYDNHVTIAGEQTQNFESFQVTADLAIITVPFTVLQFVEVEPFHSFSYHKRLAIRQLHYVASTKIGIQFSRRFWEENGVYGGQSVTDLPIRLSYYPSHNFKSESGVVLASYTWEDDALPWISMSKEEQVMKALKIMADIHGDVVYKTFVTGVAHNWSLDPFSAGAFTLFKPFQETYLSPYIATPEGRVHFAGEHASDFHGWIQGAIQSAIRVAYEINEIPTHCSFRT
- a CDS encoding spore coat protein — encoded protein: MKAEYLGKAEGATSKLPVPEIQPVLQSFIQSPVPPFPVTPRTTVQQFNDREIATAYLLTLKRAGREYAWAAMEMSHPEIRSFLEDAFRMSSHHAYDVWQWMVKKGFYPLESASQTTTNILGGMYQVVQEQVTVPVQ